Below is a genomic region from Borrelia sp. P9F1.
ATAAGTAATGCTGCACAAGTTAAAGACTGGAGGGATGATGATTTAGTAACACTACTTAGAAAAGAAAATGGAGTAGTCTTTAAGGCTTCTTATAGAGATTTCCTTAAAAAGATTAAGGATGAACTCATTAACACCTCTGATTTAAATACAGCAATCAATCCTAATGAAGATAATATCTGTTTTTATGAAAAGGGAAAAAACAGAATATCAGTAACCTCCTTTAAAAGATTCATAGAATCAATAACCGTACATAACACTTCAAATGACAGCAATATTGACACGAGCTATGAAAAGATTACTTTTTTTGATTCTAAGAATTATAAATTTAATGCATACAATATTGATTGCCTTAAGAAGGCACTTGATCTGGACAATTACGCAACAGTTAACTACACACAAAATAACTACGTCACAAATGCAAAACTAAATGAAGAATTTAAATTTGACAAGCTTAGAGATAAACTTAGAGATTTATTTAAAAGATGCTATAAGGCCTCTGATATAAAGACAACGCATCACCTTATACTACACAACTCTAGTGATAGTGATATTGAAATTCTACCATGGCCAGTTTGGCTACAAGGCCCTCCTGAAGGGTTCGGGGGTACAAAGACTTTAGAGAATGACTCATACACACATGAGGGTGAATACGGCAAGAAAAATATAACTTTAAAACTAGAAACTCAAAACGAAACAGAGATAAGAATACCACAAAGGTTTAAAAGCAAATCGGATGCATATATATATCTAAAGATTAGCGTACAGCCTGTCTATTATAGCAGTAAAGGTGAAAAAGGTAATGTTAAGCGTGTATATGTTAAGTTTAACGATGATTCAGCAAGGCGAGAAGTATTCCGTTTTGATTCATGGGGACAAAAAGCCCATTACTCAGACGGAAGCTATGTAGGTCACCTATTCCCTCTATATAACGGATGGTACAAGATTATAACACTTACAGACAGCACACTAGATTTAGTACAAGTATAAGAATAAAAATAAAAGGAGGTTAAAACATGCAGGAGATATTAAATTTTTTGCATAATCTTGATTTATACAAGTTCATTGGGCTTGTTGTAGCCATACTAGCTATTTTTTGGCTACTAAGACCAGTGTTTACAGATTGTATAAAGATAATTAAAAAAATATTACACATTAAAGATAAACAAGACCCATAGGAGGTAATAATGAGCGGTCGAGACAAATTAAACCCACAAAGTGAAGGCACCACAGCGGCGCTAAATACGGATGCAGTACAACTACAAGCAAGCAACATAAACATAGGAGGCTTATTGTACAGTGTATCGAGCATATTAAAATTTGCCAACATAGAACATCCAGTAGTAAACAAGATAGTAGAAGGCAGTAGAATCATTTACGAACTAGTTGGCTTTACACAAAGCATATACAACTCTATTATTGCAACCAATGAGGACAAGGAACAAGAGAGATACAAACAGGAAATGATTGACATTATCAATGTAGCGGGGCAAATAATATCTAATTCTTCCGATAGTCATGAGAAGAAGGAATTATTAGAAAAGCTTAGAGCACAACGCAATAAATTAGCTGCTGAAAAAATTGAAGCTCTTAAAAGGGAGATGGCAAATGAGTCTACTTTTTAATGCAAAAGCAAGGATATTACTCTTTTTATTAATACTACTAACAGCATGCACAACAATAGCTAGTATCCCTCTAGAGCCTGAGGCACCAGAAGAGCAATCACTTGACTCATTGACTAAATATGAGAGCCAATTACTTGAATATGTTATATACCTACAAGTCTTTTTAGTTAATACACAAAAGACAGTAAAGGATAATGACTACCCTAAATTTACTTTCTTTGATACAAATAAACTAAAAAGTTCACAAACAATTAATACCTTGAAATCCAACATTACTCTTATGAAGCAATATATTGATCTGACTAAACCTATTGCAGAGAAAGTATATAAGAAGTATTCAAAACGAATCTCTATGGGTTAATTAAGATATAATAACAAATTCCCTTATAAGCTATAAATCTTCAAGCAAGCTTACAAGGGGTTTGTTTAACTAAATAATCCAGATAACCTTGATTTGAAGTTGCCTTAATAATCTCTTTGGCATTGAATTTTATATCATTAGGTACATTATTTTCCAACACAACTAATTTTGTACGAAGATGCGAAAAATTAATCCGATTTATTACATCTACATATCTGTTTCTAATCTTAATG
It encodes:
- a CDS encoding BlyB family putative holin accessory protein, translated to MSGRDKLNPQSEGTTAALNTDAVQLQASNINIGGLLYSVSSILKFANIEHPVVNKIVEGSRIIYELVGFTQSIYNSIIATNEDKEQERYKQEMIDIINVAGQIISNSSDSHEKKELLEKLRAQRNKLAAEKIEALKREMANESTF
- a CDS encoding BBA14 family lipoprotein, producing MSLLFNAKARILLFLLILLTACTTIASIPLEPEAPEEQSLDSLTKYESQLLEYVIYLQVFLVNTQKTVKDNDYPKFTFFDTNKLKSSQTINTLKSNITLMKQYIDLTKPIAEKVYKKYSKRISMG
- a CDS encoding DUF685 domain-containing protein; protein product: MSQEVDTDNEIQIKDLNKKSKAEPNDLLLLDDPLTSCNAITYKNFYEQIREATYTDLPKLIEHLEKLNTIQDLKKDTSLTEINVTKGNVPTGRREIIFYLDYQTKKIIPITLKTFAYKIYKHLLGVASQSNKDKTAISNAAQVKDWRDDDLVTLLRKENGVVFKASYRDFLKKIKDELINTSDLNTAINPNEDNICFYEKGKNRISVTSFKRFIESITVHNTSNDSNIDTSYEKITFFDSKNYKFNAYNIDCLKKALDLDNYATVNYTQNNYVTNAKLNEEFKFDKLRDKLRDLFKRCYKASDIKTTHHLILHNSSDSDIEILPWPVWLQGPPEGFGGTKTLENDSYTHEGEYGKKNITLKLETQNETEIRIPQRFKSKSDAYIYLKISVQPVYYSSKGEKGNVKRVYVKFNDDSARREVFRFDSWGQKAHYSDGSYVGHLFPLYNGWYKIITLTDSTLDLVQV